One genomic window of Paenibacillus xylanilyticus includes the following:
- a CDS encoding asparagine synthase-related protein, whose product MSAIAGIVHTDGQEAFWEDSWRLYASLGHIPADTTGVWKGNQAFLSCHAQWITPESVHEKLPLVDEVSGLTITADAILDNREQLADQLFISRSQLSVLSDSELILRAYQQWGEQAASKLIGDFAFAIWDDRKRTLFAARDITGMRTLYYRHDGKRFSFCTLIGPLLDLDGVTKDLNETWLSEFLAIPEMHGSADIHMTAYCGVNQLPPAHTLVFRAATLQVELKQYHRWDEVEPLLLKSDGEYVEAFRDVFTQAVSARLRTHRQVAAALSGGLDSGAVVGFASGSLRSQGKRLNAYSYVPVSDFTDYTSKTLLADERPFIRSTVDHIGNISENYLDFEGRSPFSEIDTWLDMMEMPYKYFENSFWIRGFYEKASQQDAGVLLTGARGNFTISWGPALDYYASLMKRGRWLRMLQEMRQYSHRTGMKFSRIARITAQKAYPERFHTASKGAANVATSQLIHPEFANRTGVLERLGSLVMLQGGARADALKVRAEKFNNLAIANKNGAVATKCSLRYRAWERDPTSDARVIQFCLSVPIEQYVSKGTDRSLIRRATSPELPDKVRLNQRVRGIQPADWLHRMIPDWGAFTAEVQTLCSDSRVAGILNTDRIRLALKNIPQPRPELASHPDMRLMMHSLIVYRFIRKF is encoded by the coding sequence CCAGGCATTCCTGAGTTGTCATGCTCAGTGGATCACACCCGAGTCAGTCCATGAGAAGCTGCCTTTGGTTGATGAGGTCAGTGGTCTCACAATAACCGCGGATGCTATTTTGGATAACCGGGAGCAGCTCGCTGATCAGTTATTCATCTCCAGAAGCCAGTTGTCCGTCCTCTCGGACAGTGAACTGATCTTGCGAGCCTATCAGCAATGGGGTGAACAGGCAGCCAGCAAGCTGATTGGTGACTTTGCTTTTGCAATCTGGGATGACCGCAAGCGGACATTGTTTGCAGCGAGGGATATCACCGGCATGAGGACGTTATATTATCGGCATGACGGCAAACGTTTCTCATTTTGCACACTGATTGGCCCTCTGCTTGATCTGGACGGAGTCACCAAGGATTTGAATGAGACCTGGTTATCCGAATTTCTGGCCATCCCCGAAATGCATGGCTCGGCAGATATTCACATGACGGCTTATTGTGGAGTGAACCAGTTACCTCCTGCTCATACCCTGGTCTTCCGAGCAGCCACTCTCCAAGTGGAACTGAAGCAGTATCATCGCTGGGACGAAGTAGAGCCGCTGCTTCTCAAATCCGATGGGGAATACGTTGAAGCATTCCGCGATGTATTCACTCAGGCGGTCAGTGCCCGCTTACGAACCCATCGGCAGGTAGCAGCTGCATTAAGCGGTGGATTGGATTCCGGTGCTGTTGTCGGCTTTGCTTCTGGCTCCCTGCGCAGTCAGGGGAAGAGGCTGAATGCGTACAGTTACGTGCCTGTGTCTGATTTCACGGATTATACTTCCAAAACGCTGCTGGCTGATGAACGACCTTTCATTCGCTCCACAGTGGATCATATCGGGAATATATCGGAGAACTATCTTGATTTTGAGGGCAGAAGTCCTTTTAGTGAGATCGATACCTGGCTGGACATGATGGAAATGCCTTATAAGTATTTCGAAAATTCGTTCTGGATCCGAGGGTTTTACGAAAAGGCAAGCCAGCAGGATGCAGGTGTGCTCCTTACAGGAGCCAGAGGGAATTTCACGATCTCCTGGGGACCAGCCCTGGACTATTACGCGAGTCTGATGAAACGCGGCCGCTGGCTACGCATGCTGCAGGAGATGAGGCAATATTCCCATCGAACCGGCATGAAATTTTCCAGAATTGCTCGTATTACCGCACAAAAAGCCTACCCGGAACGTTTCCATACTGCCTCGAAGGGGGCTGCCAATGTCGCGACGAGCCAACTTATACATCCGGAATTTGCGAATAGAACTGGGGTGCTGGAGCGACTCGGATCACTGGTTATGCTTCAGGGAGGCGCTAGAGCAGATGCGCTGAAAGTAAGAGCCGAGAAATTCAACAATCTGGCCATAGCAAATAAGAATGGAGCAGTAGCTACCAAATGTTCCTTGCGTTACCGGGCATGGGAGCGTGATCCCACCAGTGATGCCCGTGTCATACAGTTTTGCCTGTCGGTACCCATCGAACAGTATGTCAGCAAGGGAACAGATCGCTCCCTGATCCGGCGTGCAACTTCACCTGAATTGCCTGATAAGGTGAGACTCAATCAACGTGTTCGCGGCATACAGCCCGCGGATTGGCTGCACCGGATGATCCCTGATTGGGGTGCTTTTACCGCAGAAGTGCAGACGCTATGTTCTGATAGTCGTGTAGCCGGCATATTAAACACCGACCGGATACGATTGGCGCTTAAAAACATTCCGCAGCCGCGGCCTGAACTTGCTTCTCACCCCGATATGCGTTTGATGATGCACAGCCTGATCGTATATCGCTTCATCCGCAAATTTTGA
- a CDS encoding paeninodin family lasso peptide — MEKKEWQAPALEVLEVNQTMAGTGFRQIDWISDHDADLYDPTS; from the coding sequence ATGGAAAAGAAAGAATGGCAAGCACCTGCACTGGAAGTGTTGGAAGTAAACCAAACTATGGCTGGAACTGGATTCAGACAAATCGACTGGATCTCCGATCACGATGCTGATCTCTACGATCCAACTTCCTAA
- a CDS encoding aldolase, which translates to MLPVQYEAYGLRWLSQFQMPELQIVQNSSQDAGDIDVHIQSADLTTLWEAWDVGNENFVSRDGSLFFRIEDAGIFLIEQGRRIIVNPKQDADEKKVRLFILGTCMAVIMMQRGILPLHGSAVVIDGWAYAFVGHSGAGKSTLSAALASRGYPLLTDDVVALTWDAGGRAIVSPGYPQQKLWQPSLDGFGMKEENYATVHAEITKYAIPVQHYFHERSVPLAGIFELNPKPDDVRKPIQLTQVHGLERLHLLCTHTFRSTLVARQGLAQWLFETVSRLSASVEIGRLTRSGSDFTAFEMVERITDHVRKGVHTEQ; encoded by the coding sequence TTGTTGCCTGTGCAGTATGAAGCATATGGATTGCGTTGGCTAAGCCAATTTCAAATGCCAGAACTCCAGATCGTGCAGAACAGTAGTCAGGATGCTGGTGATATTGACGTACATATCCAGTCTGCCGATTTAACCACGCTTTGGGAAGCGTGGGATGTGGGGAATGAAAATTTCGTATCTCGTGACGGCAGTCTTTTTTTTCGAATTGAAGATGCAGGCATCTTCCTGATTGAGCAAGGACGCAGAATTATCGTTAACCCTAAGCAGGACGCTGATGAAAAAAAGGTCCGATTGTTTATTCTAGGTACTTGCATGGCCGTCATCATGATGCAGCGGGGCATCCTTCCACTACACGGAAGTGCTGTAGTTATTGATGGCTGGGCTTATGCATTTGTGGGGCACTCAGGTGCTGGGAAATCCACTTTATCAGCGGCTCTGGCTTCACGGGGGTATCCGCTTTTGACCGATGACGTCGTTGCACTAACCTGGGATGCCGGAGGAAGAGCTATTGTATCTCCAGGGTATCCGCAGCAGAAGCTGTGGCAGCCCAGCCTGGATGGGTTTGGCATGAAAGAAGAGAATTATGCCACCGTGCATGCCGAGATAACGAAGTATGCGATACCGGTTCAGCATTATTTTCATGAGAGATCTGTCCCGCTTGCCGGCATTTTCGAGCTGAATCCCAAACCGGATGACGTAAGGAAGCCTATTCAATTGACGCAGGTTCACGGATTGGAAAGACTTCACCTGCTGTGTACACATACCTTCCGAAGTACTCTTGTCGCAAGGCAAGGCCTTGCACAGTGGCTGTTCGAGACTGTTTCCAGATTATCAGCGAGCGTAGAAATTGGTAGATTGACGAGGTCCGGTTCTGATTTTACTGCATTTGAGATGGTTGAACGGATCACAGATCATGTACGTAAAGGGGTGCACACAGAACAATGA
- a CDS encoding lasso peptide biosynthesis PqqD family chaperone: MKSTKQFDWKDRVKQKEGNLVSDMGGEKVMMSIQSGKYYNLGSTGGRIWELLSQERTIAGLVDVLASEYEIDADTCHAQVIPFLEHMSREGLIDVVYED, from the coding sequence ATGAAAAGTACAAAACAATTCGATTGGAAAGATCGTGTGAAGCAGAAGGAAGGCAATCTTGTCAGTGATATGGGCGGAGAAAAGGTCATGATGAGTATACAAAGTGGAAAGTACTACAATCTGGGCAGTACTGGCGGGCGCATCTGGGAACTGCTGTCTCAGGAACGGACAATCGCGGGCTTGGTTGATGTTCTGGCTTCCGAATACGAGATTGATGCAGATACTTGTCATGCGCAAGTCATTCCGTTTCTTGAGCACATGTCCCGTGAGGGATTAATCGACGTTGTTTACGAGGATTAA
- a CDS encoding lasso peptide biosynthesis B2 protein codes for MLRKIKAYRSLPREVRLMVWEAYIHLGWARILKARPFAKIAPGLGTAQYETSMNGLNRNQIIAIRHVSKAILLASKYTLWESRCLVMAIAAMKMLERRKIESTLYMGTARNKQGQMMAHAWLRSGKIIVTGADTMDQYTVVGVFGKRCPEKGTGEIVYES; via the coding sequence ATGTTACGCAAAATCAAAGCTTATCGTTCATTGCCCCGTGAAGTCAGGCTTATGGTATGGGAGGCTTATATTCATTTGGGGTGGGCACGAATCCTCAAAGCCAGACCTTTTGCCAAAATTGCCCCTGGGCTCGGAACAGCACAATATGAAACCTCGATGAACGGATTGAATCGAAATCAGATTATAGCGATTAGACATGTTTCCAAGGCCATTTTGCTGGCGAGCAAGTACACATTATGGGAAAGCCGCTGTCTAGTCATGGCGATCGCTGCAATGAAGATGCTGGAACGCCGCAAAATAGAGAGTACGCTGTACATGGGAACTGCACGTAATAAGCAAGGACAAATGATGGCTCATGCCTGGCTGCGAAGTGGGAAGATTATCGTAACCGGAGCAGATACTATGGACCAATATACGGTTGTCGGCGTGTTTGGCAAGCGTTGTCCGGAGAAGGGAACTGGAGAAATTGTCTATGAATCCTGA
- a CDS encoding nucleotidyltransferase family protein gives MNPEFDDYTKGFPQELKLILIIMRDELHALAPEAIKAITEGIDWKLFLRLVYHHRLYSVLYMKLKTLESPFIPVSVVESLRQEYTANTFRMLHLTAEMEQVCGAFNEQGIRSITLKGPALAHDLYGDVSLRTSKDLDILIPFDDVDSAEQILERLGYVSKEGKRRPTVQSWKWREHHICYKHPLKKTQVEIHWRLNPDSGKETDFELLWQRSRFSTYTQTPIRMLEREDLWAYLVTHGARHGWFRLRWLMDIDQMIRSMPIDVNLLTRRLKAEGRLVIGAQALRLVSVLMNTPLDADYRSLMFSQERAGERLAKHGVLFMNDMLDTPANLRSYRSYLFALRSTRQKMFFFIERLYPSTWDVEQMPLPRSLHFLYFPLRPFLWFWRRMKRNAMTERG, from the coding sequence ATGAATCCTGAATTTGATGACTATACAAAAGGGTTTCCACAGGAGCTCAAGCTCATTTTGATAATCATGAGAGATGAGCTGCACGCACTTGCTCCGGAAGCAATCAAAGCTATAACCGAAGGAATAGACTGGAAGCTCTTTCTAAGACTTGTCTATCATCACAGATTGTATTCGGTCCTATATATGAAACTCAAAACATTAGAATCTCCTTTCATTCCTGTGTCTGTTGTGGAGAGTTTAAGGCAGGAATATACGGCGAATACGTTTCGCATGCTGCATCTGACCGCGGAGATGGAACAGGTCTGCGGAGCTTTTAATGAACAGGGAATTCGAAGTATTACGTTAAAAGGACCAGCACTCGCCCACGATCTCTACGGAGATGTATCCTTAAGAACATCCAAGGATTTGGACATTCTTATTCCTTTTGATGATGTGGATTCTGCCGAACAGATTCTGGAAAGGCTCGGTTATGTATCCAAGGAAGGCAAACGGCGCCCTACGGTGCAGAGCTGGAAGTGGCGGGAGCATCATATCTGTTACAAGCATCCTCTCAAGAAAACGCAAGTGGAAATCCACTGGCGCCTTAATCCGGATTCCGGAAAAGAAACGGACTTTGAGCTGCTGTGGCAGCGCAGTCGATTCAGTACGTACACGCAAACCCCGATCCGCATGCTGGAAAGAGAAGACTTATGGGCATATCTGGTAACTCACGGCGCCCGACATGGCTGGTTCAGACTGCGCTGGCTCATGGACATCGATCAGATGATTCGCAGCATGCCTATAGATGTAAACCTGTTAACCAGACGCCTGAAAGCTGAAGGGCGGCTCGTTATTGGTGCACAAGCGCTTCGCCTTGTATCCGTGCTGATGAACACACCACTGGATGCTGATTATCGCAGCTTAATGTTCTCTCAAGAACGAGCAGGAGAACGGCTGGCTAAGCATGGGGTTTTATTTATGAATGATATGCTGGACACGCCGGCGAATTTACGTAGTTACCGCTCCTATCTGTTTGCACTGAGAAGTACCAGACAGAAGATGTTTTTCTTCATTGAACGATTATATCCAAGTACCTGGGATGTGGAACAAATGCCGCTTCCACGCTCTTTGCACTTTTTGTATTTTCCGTTACGTCCTTTCCTCTGGTTCTGGCGGCGAATGAAAAGGAACGCGATGACGGAAAGGGGTTAA
- a CDS encoding ABC transporter ATP-binding protein, with the protein MISELRFYMRKLREVTGPVLYWNLLGMICISLMEGIGIYMLVPMLSLIGIFEMGTTGLQLSWLSEWLGRLSDNSQLVLILSIFVVILSGQAWLQRMQTIRNTRIQQQFIRTLRQETYRAIIMAKWSFFLQKRKSDFNHILTTELARVSQGTNLILQMAASLIFTAIQIGLAFWLSAKLTAIVLVFGLLLFFVLKKFVQRAKQIGDQTSELSQHYYNGITEHFNGIKDIKSNMLEESHIGWFEKICKRIERNVIQFSQLNSGTQLIHRVSSAVIIAAFIYLSLHVLAVPPASLLLIILIFSRLWPRFTSIQSNLEYISSMLPAFQLVRKLQAETNLSREISRSTTDTEAPNRNIEKDNHAIQPLELMRSIECINVNYRYEGSSTYSLEHVTASIPAKGMTAIVGKSGAGKSTLIDLIMGLVRPESGQILIDGVPLSEEQLLAWRSSIGYVSQDPFLFHTSIRENLRLVDPDASEEQMWQALQFSSSAAFVRKLPHGLDTMIGDRGIRLSGGERQRLVLARAMLRNPSVLILDEATSALDSENEQHIHEALERLKGHVTIIVIAHRLSTIRTADRVIVLEEGRVIQQGGYQQLSTDPVGTFSKLLNMQAGVVGQ; encoded by the coding sequence ATGATTTCAGAACTTCGATTTTATATGCGCAAGCTTCGTGAGGTAACAGGACCCGTTCTCTATTGGAACTTACTAGGCATGATCTGCATTAGTTTGATGGAGGGAATTGGCATTTATATGCTTGTCCCGATGTTAAGTTTGATCGGTATTTTTGAGATGGGTACCACCGGTTTACAGTTATCCTGGCTGTCCGAATGGTTAGGTCGGCTTTCCGACAACAGTCAATTAGTATTGATATTGAGCATTTTCGTGGTTATCCTCTCCGGACAGGCCTGGCTCCAACGTATGCAAACTATTCGAAATACCCGAATTCAACAGCAATTTATAAGAACTTTGCGACAGGAAACGTACCGGGCCATCATTATGGCCAAATGGTCTTTTTTTCTCCAAAAACGAAAATCCGATTTTAACCATATATTAACGACAGAACTTGCCCGAGTCAGTCAAGGCACGAATCTGATCCTGCAAATGGCGGCGTCCTTGATTTTTACAGCAATTCAGATTGGGCTCGCTTTTTGGCTATCCGCGAAGTTAACTGCGATTGTACTGGTCTTTGGACTTCTGTTGTTCTTCGTGCTCAAGAAGTTCGTGCAGCGGGCCAAACAGATCGGTGATCAGACATCCGAGCTATCCCAGCACTATTATAATGGTATTACAGAGCATTTTAACGGGATCAAGGATATCAAGAGCAACATGCTTGAGGAGTCGCATATCGGATGGTTTGAAAAAATATGCAAACGCATCGAGCGAAATGTCATTCAATTCAGCCAGTTGAACAGTGGAACACAGCTCATTCATCGCGTATCCTCTGCTGTTATTATTGCCGCCTTCATCTACCTGTCACTGCATGTTCTTGCTGTACCTCCGGCGAGTTTACTGCTGATCATTCTCATTTTCTCCCGGCTGTGGCCCAGGTTTACATCCATTCAGTCCAATCTGGAATATATTAGCTCAATGCTGCCCGCCTTTCAGCTCGTCAGAAAGCTGCAGGCCGAAACCAATTTAAGTCGTGAAATTAGTCGTTCCACCACAGATACAGAGGCTCCAAACCGGAATATCGAAAAAGACAATCATGCGATTCAGCCACTTGAACTGATGCGATCCATCGAATGTATAAATGTCAATTACCGCTATGAGGGCAGTTCAACTTATTCGCTCGAACATGTTACTGCATCCATTCCTGCGAAGGGGATGACAGCTATTGTGGGTAAATCAGGTGCTGGAAAGAGTACCTTAATTGATCTGATTATGGGGCTGGTCCGTCCAGAAAGTGGGCAAATTCTCATCGATGGTGTTCCACTGTCTGAGGAGCAGTTATTGGCGTGGAGAAGTTCAATCGGATATGTGTCCCAGGATCCATTTCTGTTCCATACCAGCATTCGTGAGAATCTGCGACTGGTTGACCCAGATGCAAGTGAGGAACAGATGTGGCAAGCCTTGCAGTTTTCCTCCTCTGCAGCATTTGTCCGCAAACTTCCTCACGGATTGGATACAATGATTGGAGATCGTGGGATTCGTTTATCCGGAGGGGAACGTCAGCGTCTGGTACTGGCAAGAGCGATGCTGCGCAATCCGTCTGTACTCATATTGGATGAGGCCACAAGTGCGCTGGATAGTGAGAATGAGCAGCACATCCATGAGGCGCTTGAACGACTCAAAGGACATGTTACCATTATTGTCATTGCCCATCGATTGTCCACGATTCGCACCGCGGATCGGGTGATTGTACTGGAGGAAGGCCGGGTGATCCAGCAGGGAGGGTACCAACAATTATCCACTGACCCGGTAGGAACATTCAGCAAGTTGTTGAATATGCAGGCCGGTGTTGTAGGCCAGTAA
- the cysC gene encoding adenylyl-sulfate kinase has product MSKEERNITWQQSSLSRHARELHNGHRSRALWFTGLSGAGKSSLAFALEQHLHVRGVRCYVLDGDNVRHGLNRDLGFTSEDRQENLRRIGEVAKLMVDAGLLVLSAFISPHAQDREMVRQLFEPEDFIEIYVQCSIEECERRDPKGLYKKARSGDIPHFTGISAPYDVPEDPSLIIDTEQLPLDEAVQKIVQYLELTGALQLPLAPTTSQI; this is encoded by the coding sequence ATGTCGAAGGAAGAGCGCAATATTACTTGGCAGCAATCGAGTTTAAGCAGGCATGCACGGGAATTACATAACGGCCATCGCAGCCGTGCGTTGTGGTTTACCGGATTATCCGGTGCTGGTAAATCCTCACTTGCATTTGCCTTAGAACAGCATCTGCATGTTCGAGGTGTTCGCTGTTATGTACTTGATGGAGACAATGTGCGTCATGGACTCAATCGCGATCTTGGTTTTACATCGGAAGATCGACAAGAGAATTTACGCCGCATTGGTGAAGTGGCCAAATTGATGGTAGACGCCGGATTACTCGTTCTTTCAGCCTTTATTTCTCCTCATGCACAGGATCGGGAAATGGTCAGACAATTATTTGAGCCTGAAGATTTTATTGAAATTTATGTGCAGTGTTCCATCGAAGAATGTGAAAGGCGCGATCCAAAAGGGTTGTACAAAAAAGCTCGCAGCGGGGATATCCCTCATTTTACCGGAATCTCGGCACCATATGATGTTCCAGAGGATCCTTCACTGATTATTGATACGGAACAACTGCCTTTGGACGAAGCCGTTCAAAAGATTGTGCAGTACCTGGAATTGACAGGTGCACTTCAGCTTCCCCTCGCTCCCACTACCAGTCAAATTTAA